In Gossypium raimondii isolate GPD5lz chromosome 12, ASM2569854v1, whole genome shotgun sequence, a single window of DNA contains:
- the LOC105765749 gene encoding nucleobase-ascorbate transporter 6 has translation MAKVDEPQPHPPKEQLPNISYCITSPPPWPEAILLGFQHYLVMLGTTVIIPTSLVPQMGGGNEEKAKVIQTLLFVAGLNTLLQSLFGSRLPAVIGGSYTFVPTTISIILAGRFSDSSDPIERFKRIMRATQGALIVASTLQIVLGFSGLWRNVARFLSPLSVVPLVSLVGFGLYEFGFPGVAKCVEIGLPQLILIVFVSQYVPHVIKSGRNVFDRFAVLFSVVIVWIYAHLLTVGGAYNGTAPKTQTSCRTDRSGLIDAAPWIRVPYPFQWGAPSFDAGEAFAMMMASFVALVESTGAFISVSRYASATPMPPSILSRGIGWQGVAILVSGLFGTANGSSVSVENAGLLALTRVGSRRVVQISAGFMIFFSILGKFGAVFASIPAPIIAGLYCLFFAYVGAGGLSFLQFCNLNSFRTKFILGFSVFMGLSVPQYFNEYTAINGYGPVHTGARWFNDIVNVPFSSEAFVAGCLAYFLDNTLHRKDSGIRKDRGKHWWDKFRSFKGDSRSEEFYSLPFNLNKYFPSV, from the exons ATGGCAAAAGTAGATGAACCACAGCCACATCCACCAAAGGAGCAGCTGCCCAACATTTCTTACTGCATTACAAGTCCACCTCCATGGC CCGAGGCCATCCTTCTTGGTTTCCAACATTATCTTGTGATGCTTGGAACGACAGTGATCATTCCAACTTCACTTGTTCCCCAGATGGGAGGTGGAAAT GAGGAGAAAGCAAAGGTTATCCAGACTCTACTCTTTGTTGCTGGTTTGAACACATTATTGCAGTCACTGTTTGGATCTAGATTGCCTGCTGTGATCGGAGGGTCTTATACCTTTGTCCCAACAACAATCTCAATTATTCTTGCTGGTCGGTTCAGTGACAGTTCAGATCCTATTGAG AGATTTAAAAGGATAATGCGGGCAACTCAAGGTGCCCTCATTGTAGCTTCCACTCTTCAGATTGTCCTTGGCTTCAGTGGCCTTTGGCGTAATGTTGCGAG gTTTTTAAGTCCACTTTCAGTCGTTCCTTTGGTATCTCTAGTTGGTTTTGGGCTTTACGAATTTGGCTTTCCTGGG GTTGCCAAATGTGTGGAGATTGGACTGCCTCAGCTGATTCTTATAGTATTTGTCTCACAG TACGTGCCTCATGTGATAAAGTCTGGAAGAAATGTCTTTGATCGATTTGCTGTCTTGTTTTCAGTGGTGATTGTTTGGATTTATGCTCATTTACTCACTGTGGGTGGAGCTTATAATGGTACAGCACCAAAAACACAAACAAGCTGTAGAACTGATCGTTCTGGTCTAATAGATGCTGCTCCATG GATAAGAGTTCCTTATCCCTTTCAATGGGGAGCGCCATCATTTGATGCTGGTGAAGCCTTTGCTATGATGATGGCTTCTTTTGTTGCCCTTGTAGAG TCCACTGGGGCTTTTATTTCTGTGTCAAGATATGCAAGTGCGACTCCAATGCCACCTTCTATTCTTAGCCGTGGTATTGGTTGGCAG GGAGTTGCAATTTTGGTGTCAGGATTGTTTGGAACTGCCAATGGTTCCTCAGTTTCTGT AGAGAATGCTGGCCTTTTAGCCTTAACACGAGTTGGCAGCCGAAGGGTTGTCCAAATCTCAGCAGGGTTTATGATTTTCTTCTCTATTCTTG GGAAATTTGGAGCAGTCTTTGCTTCAATTCCAGCACCTATTATTGCAGGATTATACTGCCTATTCTTTGCATATGTTG GTGCTGGGGGTCTTAGTTTTCTTCAGTTTTGCAACCTCAACAGCTTCcgtacaaaatttatattaggcTTCTCTGTTTTTATGGGCTTATCTGTGCCACAGTACTTCAATGAGTATACCGCAATTAATGGCTATGGTCCTGTTCACACAGGCGCAAGATGG TTCAATGACATTGTAAATGTGCCATTCTCATCGGAAGCGTTCGTAGCGGGATGCTTGGCATATTTCCTCGATAACACATTGCACCGCAAGGACAGTGGGATTAGGAAGGACAGGGGTAAGCACTGGTGGGACAAGTTCCGATCCTTCAAGGGTGATTCGAGGAGTGAAGAATTTTATTCCCTCCCCTTCAACCTAAACAAATATTTCCCATCTGTGTGA